From Phragmites australis chromosome 5, lpPhrAust1.1, whole genome shotgun sequence, a single genomic window includes:
- the LOC133917733 gene encoding protein trichome birefringence-like 1 — MKGAWRESGVAAVADHLGGGVGLAVYVGRARPARLCLYCVALAFAAFAAFLAFAPPLPEPAPSSPDTSWFDGMIASASPDRGQVSGFFFSLFPANSSSPGPPGGGAARHGGPSGGGFAARGLQAGGNGSSAVRPGEQLGSRGGVPTSSEGGARNGDHVPGNATAAVQSGAPPNDHERGGAEAKNSTVSAAAEAKGGVGVLSGGSSQSDAAAKGGVPVRINGSDVNASSVDARDGNGMKASARNAIGSTQRLGIGTEALGNGTAVPFINQTESAVAAAMDDNGVASQSSGAAGNNHTVPIQVPADNQSRAASGGSNSTVNNQKEATTSPQRSTSSAKDHSAQAVTPIANNNSVVPVKEVANAGRHNKVDWIASMASCDMFYGNWVRDDSYPLYPAGSCPHVDQSFNCYLNGRPDKAYQRLRWQPSGCSIPRLNPIDMLERLRGKRLVFVGDSLNRNMWESLVCILRNSVKDKRKAFEVSGKRQFRAEGAYSFLFQEYNCSVEFFRSPFLVQEWEMPIRNVNGTRETLRLDIIDRASPRYKNADIIIFNTGHWWTHGKTALGKDYYQEGNRVYSELDVHDAYRRALNTWAKWVDSNVNPKKSTVFFRGYSASHFSGGQWNSGGSCDKETEPITNEQYLTPYPTKMSILEEVLHGMKTPVVYLNITRMTDYRKEAHPSVYRKQKLTEQERKSPEIYQDCSHWCLPGVPDSWNELVYARILVKQSQTMQQ; from the exons ATGAAGGGCGCGTGGAGGGAGAGCGGCGTGGCGGCCGTGGCCGACCACCTCGGTGGCGGAGTCGGCCTTGCGGTATACGTCGGGCGCGCGCGGCCTGCGCGGCTCTGCCTCTACTGCGTCGCCCTTGCCTTCGCCGCGTTCGCGGCCTTCCTCGCGTTCGcgcccccgctccccgagccCGCGCCCTCGTCGCCGGACACGTCGTGGTTCGACGGCATGATCGCCTCCGCGTCGCCGGATCGCGGACAGGTCTCGggcttcttcttttccctgttCCCCGCCAACTCCTCATCCCCGGGGCCtccaggcggcggcgcggcgaggCATGGTGGGCCGAGCGGTGGCGGGTTCGCGGCGAGGGGCTTGCAAGCGGGAGGCAATGGCTCCAGCGCGGTTCGGCCCGGTGAGCAGTTGGGAAGCAGAGGAGGAGTCCCGACCAGCAGTGAGGGCGGAGCTCGCAACGGCGATCACGTGCCAGGCAATGCTACTGCGGCAGTGCAGAGCGGCGCGCCGCCCAACGATCACGAGCGAGGCGGTGCAGAAGCCAAAAATTCCACCGTGAGTGCCGCCGCCGAGGCGAAGGGTGGGGTTGGAGTTCTGAGCGGTGGTTCATCCCAAAGTGACGCTGCGGCGAAAGGGGGCGTGCCTGTTCGGATCAATGGCTCCGACGTGAATGCGAGTTCGGTGGATGCCAGAGACGGCAACGGGATGAAAGCCAGTGCAAGGAATGCTATCGGCTCTACACAACGGTTAGGGATTGGAACAGAAGCTTTAGGCAATGGTACTGCTGTTCCATTCATTAATCAGACTGAGAGTGCAGTTGCAGCGGCCATGGACGATAATGGAGTTGCGTCTCAGAGCAGTGGAGCTGCAGGCAATAACCACACCGTCCCAATTCAGGTTCCTGCAGATAACCAGAGTAGAgctgcttcaggtggaagcaataGTACAGTGAATAACCAGAAAGAAGCAACTACTAGTCCTCAGAGGAGTACTAGTTCGGCGAAAGATCATTCTGCACAAGCAGTCACCCCAATTGCCAATAACAACAGTGTTGTGCCGGTGAAAGAGGTCGCTAATGCCGGCCGACACAACAAGGTTGACTGGATTGCGAGCATGGCCAGCTGCGATATGTTCTATGGGAATTGGGTCCGAGATGACTCGTACCCTCTGTATCCTGCGGGATCATGTCCTCACGTCGATCAGTCCTTCAACTGCTATCTCAACGGCCGGCCTGACAAAGCTTACCAGAGGCTACGGTGGCAACCCAGCGGATGCAGCATCCCAAG ATTGAACCCAATTGATATGTTGGAGAGGCTGAGGGGAAAGAGACTGGTGTTTGTCGGTGATTCGCTCAACAGGAACATGTGGGAATCCCTGGTTTGTATCTTGAGGAATTCTGTCAAAGACAAGAGGAAGGCTTTTGAGGTATCCGGCAAGCGCCAATTCAGGGCTGAGGGCGCTTACTCTTTCTTGTTCCAG GAATACAATTGCAGTGTGGAGTTCTTCCGCTCCCCTTTCCTTGTTCAGGAATGGGAGATGCCAATCAGAAATGTAAACGGTACCAGGGAAACTCTCAGACTTGACATAATCGATCGAGCTTCTCCAAGGTACAAGAATGCAGATATCATTATCTTCAATACCGGTCACTGGTGGACGCATGGCAAAACTGCTCTAGG GAAagattactatcaagagggcAACCGCGTATATAGTGAGCTGGATGTCCATGATGCCTATCGGAGAGCTCTCAACACCTGGGCCAAGTGGGTTGATTCCAATGTAAATCCCAAGAAATCCACTGTGTTTTTCAGAGGCTACTCAGCATCCCATTTCAG CGGGGGTCAGTGGAATTCAGGCGGCAGTTGTGACAAGGAAACTGAGCCGATAACAAATGAGCAGTACCTTACACCGTACCCAACAAAGATGAGCATTTTGGAGGAAGTGCTCCATGGGATGAAAACACCTGTTGTGTACCTGAACATAACAAGGATGACTGACTACCGGAAGGAGGCACACCCTTCAGTCTATCGCAAGCAGAAGTTGACTGAGCAGGAGAGGAAATCACCTGAGATATACCAGGACTGCAGCCACTGGTGCCTTCCTGGAGTACCGGACTCCTGGAACGAGCTTGTCTACGCACGGATTTTGGTCAAACAGAGTCAAACGATGCAACAATAA